The following nucleotide sequence is from Triticum dicoccoides isolate Atlit2015 ecotype Zavitan chromosome 7B, WEW_v2.0, whole genome shotgun sequence.
CCAGCAGATCTACATTCAAACCCTGAACATTGGGAAATCAGGAGCCATCTAGCTTTCACAACCAATGTCCAAATTCTGGTTGTACATATTCCCAGGAGATACAATGACACGGCACACGACTGTGCATGCAGCCCAAGCTTATCACCATTTAAACAGTGGCAAAACTCTCCTAGTCTGACAAGGATATTAGAAGGTCATGCACCATCTCGTGAACCCGACAATATCGTTCAAAGTTGTCATCGTCAACATCAACTAGCTGGATCATGCTTCTGTTGACAAGTTCATTGAAACAACTCTCCGCTTCTTGATACCAATTTCCCCGTTTCGTGGCGATGAATCCTTCAAGTATCCATTTCCACTTCACTTCTTCACACGAGATATACTCGCCCTCTGGATATATGCACAAGTACAGCAAGCAAGTCTTCAAGTGGTGTGGAAGATCCCAATAACTAAGTAGTGATATATTTCCCATACCATTTCCATGATTATCACTCTTATATGAAAGACCAGCACCAATGGATCCTTGGAGTCTCTCCCATTCATCTGGGGTTTGATGTTTATAGGACAGCAATTTTGCAATGGTAATTATAGCCAATGGCAGACCACCACATTTCCTTAAGATCCTAGCTGAAACCTTCTCTAGTTGAGGAGGGCAGGAGTTATCAGAGTGGAAAATTCTCCTAAAGAACAATCTTCGGGAATCAATGTAGTTCAGAGGTAGCATTTGATAGAGCTGACCGCCGGAGTTAGAACAAGTTGACTTCGCTACATTGGATATGCGTGTAGTAACAATTATTCTGCTACCATTGTGACTGTCAGGAAAAACTCCTTTGACAAATTTCCAGTCTTGTTCTTTCCATACATCATCAATCACAAGGAAGTACCTGTGCAGTGTTACACTATTAAGTAAGGTCATTAACACAAAATACGATGTTCAGCACTACACTTACatttatctttgcaagcaaaaatatcaTAAATAAAATTAGCAAATGCTAATCCCATGTACGGATGAAGAAAATTTACCTCTTTCCTGTCAAAATGTGTCGGATCTGACGGATTAGTTGATCTTTATCCCACCTCTCCGACTGACAATCATGAAATGCAGCCTGGTCGATTTGAGAAAGGAGTTCTTTCAAGAGCTTGTCGCGGTCAAGGGTGCGCGACATCGACATAGAAGCTCGGCACTGGAAGTGCCGTCCAATCTTGCGATAGGCCTCCATGGCAAGGGTGGTCTTTCCCAACCCAGCACCTCCAACAATGGCCACCACCTTCAGGTCCACGCTCTCCTCCGTCAACAAAGAGATGACCTCGTTCCTGGGGCCGTCAATGGCCACCAAGTCCTTGGCCACTCCGTGTAACGCAGCCAGCCGAGGATCTATCATCATCTGGACATAGTTGTCCAGATTCAGCCTACGCCGCCGGTCACCTTCCTCAACGACGCGGGCCTTGAGCTTCTTGATCTGGGCCCTGACGCCATGGCGGGCAAACATTGTCTTGAGCCGGCGCGCGGTGCTCCTCGGGAACGTGGGCGCCGCCTCCATCTCCATGTCATTTTCGTCGAGGCGGAGAATGAAGCGGTCGATGCACTCCTCCATGTCGTGGCCGAGATCCCGCATGCTACCCATGCAGCCCATGGCCAGCTTGTCGAGCCCCTCCATGCCCGCCAGCATGCTCACCAGGATCTGCATCGTGCGGAGCTCGCGCTCGAGGAACGCGACGTCCTTGCGAACGCTCTTGAGCATCGTGTACCCGTCGCCGAGCAAGGTGGCGAGCTTGACGATGACGGAGCCCAACGCCCCCGTCCCCACCATCTCCCTAGCTAGGAGAGAAGAAGCTAGCCGCTACACAGGTGCCATGGGTTGTGGCTGGTGTTGCATACTAGCTTGGATGGAGTAATGGTGTTGAGCTTGACTGCTTGAGAAGAACGAGGTCAAGGAGACGGTTTGGCCATGGTGGaggagcgtgtgtgtgtgtgtgtgtgtggtacctCTGTTGTAGCTATGGAGCTTCTGGGAAGCCCATCGCATGAGGCTGCCAGGTAGGTCCTAAGGGATCATTCGGACTCATGAATCCAAGCAAACCAAAGGTAAACAACTACGGTGAGCATCCCTTCCCATGTGAGCCCTGGTACACTTTTGATCTATCTTAGCAACCAAGTGTTGAGCTGAACCAACCAGCCATGCAGCATGGCCCTGCCCTTTGTTTTACTCCTTGGAATACGGCTCTGTCGTCCCATCAAAGGCAAAACCACTAGAGGCTGCGTTATAACCCAGGCACTAAAATATTTCGGAGAGCACGACATCATATGTGTTGTCTGACAGACCTCGCTGGAGCATGGAGTTCTTTTTAGGTCCACTAGCTAGGTTCACGTTCACTGGATGTTCTGTCAGGGGGTAGTGATTAAATACTTGTGCTAAGATCGATCAAGGCACAAAATGGGCCGTTGGATCTTGGATGGATGCTCTATATTCGTGTGCGAGAACCGGCGCAAAGCTCGATTCATTTCATGAAAACCCCTTGACTAACTCCGATATACAAAACAGGTCTCCCCACCGGCTCCACGCAGCCCATCTGGAGCATTCATCCAAGATCCAACAGCCAACGTTcattttttttttctattttcgaaCCCTAAGTGCTGCTTCTGCAGTAGTCTAGGGGTAGTTAAGAAAAGTACCAGTTCTGTTCTTCTTCTCACTGCCATGTTCTCTCCATCCCTAACCTCACATGCCTCCCAAGTCCACTCCCGTCGGCCCATCTCATATCCCCCCTGTGTAGTTTAGGAGAAGGTTGATGTTTGTTTGTGTTATTATTGGTTGTCTCGAGCTTTTCCCTCGATTGCTGTAGAGGATTCAAAGAGATAAGTGGATTGCTTCTTAGAACGAAACCGGAGCGGATACGGTAGGATAACTCTCATACCATATCATATTTGACTTTATACGGATATGGAAGCGGGACAACTATAGTAGGGCTGCGGATTTGAATACAGGATTATACTAGATTATGTTGGATTCACACATGGTATGGCATGGTATGTCAAATATTGGGAGTTTGGGCTATGTCTAAAGGAATGATAATACGGGCACTGTGAATTCTGGTGAGCAAAGCGGCCTACTCAGGTAGCAGACAAATAGACCCAAAAGTAATTAGAGAAAAGTCCATATTTCGGCCCGAATTGACCACACAGTTTAATTTACAACCCTGACCACAGTTTAATCCAAGCACACCACATGTCCCTGAAGCCAAGCAAACAAAGAGTCATGTCCATTGCAGATCACTTGACCTAGTCAAAATCTTTCTTAACATCCATCTTCAACATAATCATAGCTTCAAACCACATAGGCGGCATAAAGAAAATTGTCGGTGATGCACCTGCCTTTGATgaagcacgcttgcgagaaagggacCAAGAGCTCAATAAAGCATTGTTGCGAGACTCGAGGATCCAGGACACAATCTTCATCATGCAGTTCCTGAGAGAGATGCGGAAGAACCCACCCACCATGAGCATCGAATTAGTCTTCAAGAGAAGGGTAATGTAGTCCTCCTTAACAAGCACGAGGTAGGCACGACCGTATTAGGATTCATCACGAAAAAACATCAGATTGTCGTTCACCAAGTCCAGAAATATTTTGGAAAAATTTGGTGTGATACCACCAGACCCTGTTCCACTATTGGAATAGATCCTAAAGAGGCGACTTTGCTCTCTTCAACGGGGAACGAGTACGAACAAACCAGGTACGCGGCTAAGGATGAACTCAGGTGGAAAACCCAAGAGAACATGGCATGAGCGCCCAAGATCCCGTCATAGTAACCATTGAGGATGTGTTCTTTCCCCAGGTGGTTCACGAAAGGGGGCCGATAATGAGAAGCTTGAATTTTATTTCTCCTCGGGCGAGCGGTGGCGCCAACTTGAAAAAAAGAGGTATTGTGATCTCCTAGCTTACAAACCCAACATGTAACGCTGGTTCGAGTAAAACTCCAATGTTTTGAGCTCACGCTCAAGGCGGGCTTTGGAGGTGTCGCCAAGGCGAGAAGCTTAGGGTGGGAAATTCCTATTTGTCGCGTACCTAGTTTCAACTAAGTTTCNNNNNNNNNNNNNNNNNNNNNNNNNNNNNNNNNNNNNNNNNNNNNNNNNNNNNNNNNNNNNNNNNNNNNNNNNNNNNNNNNNNNNNNNNNNNNNNNNNNNNNNNNNNNNNNNNNNNNNNNNNNNNNNNNNNNNNNNNNNNNNNNNNNNNNNNNNNNNNNNNNNNNNNNNNNNNNNNNNNNNNNNNNNNNNNNNNNNNNNNNNNNNNNNNNNNNNNNNNNNNNNNNNNNNNNNNNNNNNNNNNNNNNNNNNNNNNNNNNNNNNNNNNNNNNNNNNNNNNNNNCAAGAATATTTTTAAAATGTAGGACACATTATATTTTTACACATTATTATAAAGActcttgaaccttttcaaaatttgggaacattttttctATTCGGAATATTTTTGTAATTCCAGAccatttttcaaatttatgaacataACTTTAATTGGTGAATATTTTTCTATTCGCATTAAGATATCATGATCATTTTTTATTCAGAAACGTTTTAGATATAGTGAACATTTTTCTATTTGTGATTTAAAAAAACTATGTaaatatttttaaattcatgaacataaTTGAATTCATGTAAACCTTTTAAAAAgtattgatttttttaaaaaaattctcaaTTTTTTTATATTCACAAACATTTCTTAAATTTGTGAACACTTTCCAGAAAGTAATGATTTATGTAAAAATTTCAGATCATTTTTAAAATTCGTGAATACTATCTAGAGTTTAAGAAAGATTTATCTAAATATGTGATTTTTTATTagttttggcaattttttataccTATGGTCATTTCTAAAATCAAGATTTATAAAAATATGTAAACCTTTTCAAAATTGTTGAACATTTTTTATCAAAAACAATCAGATAACAAAATGCCGAAGtagaaaagtgagcataaattgaaAAAACAACTGAAACCGTCCTCCCAACGGGAGCATCTATATCTTGCTCCGTGCGACTTGACCAGGAAAAAGATAACGTGAAGTGTATTTCCTGGGGTTATAAGCCCTCACCACTCTTCGATTATTTTGAAGTTCCGAATTTCTCCTCTTTAGTCGGGTGGGCTCACTTTTATGCCTTTTCCTCCCACGATCTAAGGATCTACTAAGCAACCTATCTTACTTACCACTAATAAAAAATGGGCATGTTTCAGTCTTAAAGTTTCAGTCTGTCTTTTTTCTTCGATGGATAAGAAGCTCAACGAGGAGCTTCCCATGCCTTTATATATACGGCAAAAGGCACCAAGGTGGGCATTTGGGTTTACCCAAAATTTTGGGTCagtttattcaaattttttataatCCTGGTTTTTAGACCTGACACCCGATAATTTCCCGAACTGTTCCAAACCGGACAAATCTGGTACCCAAAAATTCCGGTTTGGGTTTTCCCTATTTACCCAAAAAGAGAGTACTTCGGGTGCACGAGGAAGTCGAGGAGAATGTAGGCGACGGTGAGCGTGGCGCGTAGAGCTACGTGCTGCATATGGAAGCGAAGGAACAACTCACATGTGGCAGAGCGCAATGCCGCGTCCANNNNNNNNNNNNNNNNNNNNNNNNNNNNNNNNNNNNNNNNNNNNNNNNNNNNNNNNNNNNNNNNNNNNNNNNNNNNNNNNNNNNNNNNNNNNNNNNNNNNNNNNNNNNNNNNNNNNNNNNNNNNNNNNNNNNNNNNNNNNNNNNNNNNNNNNNNNNNNNNNNNNNNNNNNNNNNNNNNNNNNNNNNNNNNNNNNNNNNNNNNNNNNNNNNNNNNNNNNNNNNNNNNNNNNNNNNNNNNNNNNNNNNNNNNNNNNNNNNNNNNNNNNNNNNNNNNNNNNNNNNNNNNNNNNNNNNNNNNNNNNGGATGGGGTCCGGCTAGCCCGGCAGTGAAGAGCGTTGTGGCAGCGTCCACCAGAGTCGGAGGCGACTAGAGATGCGCGGGTGCGCTCGTGTGTGAGAGAGGTGAGGAGACGAAGCTGGCTAGATCTGAATCGATTTGCTGAGGACCTTGATAAGTGCTGAATGTCAGGTACGAGCACATGGCAACTCCAACGTTTTGGCAAGTTTAGTAACACGAGGATGACAATTTTAGTTAGCAAGTATGGCAACTTCGTGATTCAATTTATTTTTGACAAAAAACTTGCCATGTGTCACTGAAAATTGACATCCTTGTGTGCGCTAGAATTGACATCCTTTCGATCTAAGTAGCTCTTTATTGCGAGGATTCGAACCCGCACCGTAGCGGTTCAGTGTGCCACGCGATAACCACCCGGCCACTCGACGTTCTTTGATCAAGTACATTTTCTTACACCTTttgttctttcttttatttttttcttcttttctttttcttttttccttttttttaattcGATGAAAAAAGTTCACTGGATTTCATGAACTATTTTTCAACTTTgaagaactttttcaaaatttaatgaactatttttcaagtttgatgaacttttttcaaattcaatgaattttttttcaaatttgatgatttttttcaaatgcgatgaacttttttcaaattcaaataatttctTTTCAAATCTGGTGAACTTTGTTTTTGCAAATATGATGATTCTTTTTcaaaatttggtgaacttttttttcaaatttactgaacttttttcaaatttgatgaactctttttttaagtcgatgattttttttcaaatttgatgaactttttaattcgatgaactcttttttATCCAATGAataatttttcaaatttgatgaacattttatcaaattcgtgaactttgtttttgtaaattgatgatgtttcTTCCTAAACGAATGGCACAATACAAGCCAAAAAAAACAAATGCGAGCGTGATTTTTTTTAGCAAAAAGTGCGAGCGTGTTGATCGAGAGAATGAAACGAAGTGAGGGAGCGACTCGTTAATAGGCCGGCCCACGAAGGGACGCGCGTGGCCGCCGGTTGCTCGCAGTGGCGTTGAAGGCGCCGGCGAATCCTATTTGGcactgcaggcgcccgttaacgtGTATTCCGCAAACGGGCGCTTGCAGCAGCCTCCCGCTTGGCCGGCCCATATAGGGTGTTTTGGAAACGCAAACAGGTGGGGGAGCGGAGTTTCGGAGCCATGACCACTTACTGGCGAGCGCTACATCCCAACCATGTTGAATTGTTAACCTGCTTATACATTGTTCTTTTAGTTCGGTctgatttttcctttttccttttacttttttttcttatACTTTTTGTTTTCTTAATGGGCGCTTTTTAAAACTTCGTGAACCTTTTTTTTCTAAattgataaacttttttcaaattcgattaaCTCTTTTCAATTCGACGAATGATtttaaatttgatgattttttaaatTAAAAGAACTCTTTCAACTTTGATGAACTTCTtataaaattcgatgaacttttttcaaaatcatgaaccttttttcaaatttgataaactgttttttaaatttgatgaaGAATTTTCAAATTTGACGAACTCTttctcaaatccgatgaacttttttgaaaagttgatgaactttttttaaatttgatgacCGTTTTCAAAAtttagtgaacttttttcaaaaatttGATGATCTTTTTTCTAatgcgatgaacttttttccaaatttgatgaactatttttaaaatttgatgaactctttttcaaatccgatgaacttttttgaaaagtcGATGACCTTTTTTTAAATTTGACaaccattttcaaaattcagtgaacattttttgaaattcgatgaactttcttcaaaattgatgaactttttttcaaattcataatttttttacaaatttcgatgaactttttcttaaaatttgatgaactttcttaaaattcaatgaacttttttcaaatttgatgaactgttTCTAAAATTCTTGAACCTTTTTCATTTTTGCGATCTTTTTTGAATTGGTACAAACTTTTTTTTTTCAATTCATGGGTTTTGTGAATGCTTTTGCAAATTTATGTTTTCTTTATTCAGAGAATTATAGTGAGTATATAATACTAGTATATCTTTAATGTTTTGACTCTATGAATGCTTAAAGGAGCTCTGTTTACCTCACTTATCAGCAAACTGATTACTTCCTAGTGGTTAAAGCGTCTAGGCATTTAAATTGTCGTTTAGGGATTGAATCCCAGACCTCCCGATTAAAAGTGAACTTTTTTATCTCCCTGTTTGCTTTTTCTGCTGGTTTGCTCGTCCGACCCATGTGGTGAGGCGCGCGGGCGCCGGCTACCTTTTCGGGCGCTTAAGGTGCCGAACAGGAGCTCCCGAAGGTGCCGACGAGGAGGTCTCATTTACTCCTGATCTTGGTCCAAAAGTGATCCCTATTTGGCCGTTACGTGGGAAGTTCCTTAGACATTGGGCTTCCTATTTAATTCCGGTGATTCTCCAAAAAAAATCAATTCAGGTTTTTCGGGTTGTTCGGGTACCCCAAGTACAAACCCGAATTTCTATGCATTTTAGATAACTGGTCATTTTAAAATATGGTTCACACGCTTTTCTAAAACCACTGTTCATATATCAAGTACTATGTACTTAGAAGAACGTTGATAAAATTTAAATATTATTCATGCATTTTAAGTAAATTTTCATGGCATTTCATATTTTATAAAATTGTTCATATGTTTGGAGAAGTAAATTGTATATTGAAAATATGCTCGAGGAATTTAATAAATAGATTTACACATTAAAGAAGTATATTCATGAAATTTGAGGTTTGTTTGCGcaattttagaaaaatgttcacccAAACTTTTTAAAATTGAAGATATAATATTTACTTATGTTCTAAACTTGTTCAAGACATAAGTTTACCACATTAAAAAAATGTAAAGGCATTGTTGAAAGAAAATAGTCATATATTTATAAGCGAATAAATTATTAAGAGAATAAATTTATAACGGCAAACTTTGAAAAgaaacaagaaaacaaagaaaagaaaagcaaAAGGATTGAAAACCTAAAAAACAATAAATGAAAGTGGAACGAAAAAAAACTCACACACACAAAGATTGTAGAAAACTCGTTTCGGACATTAAAGTATGGATACCAAAGAGAAAGCCGGCACAGAAAAAAAACAGAAGGATAATCAGTGCCACACTTGCTAATGGGCCACGACCTCCTTTACGGGGCCTACAGGCGACCGTCCCTGTCACACAATAGTCGGAGGAAAATCTGTGGCAAATTGTCAACCAGTCCATAGAGCTAGTGGCTTGGGCCGACCCAATTAGTGGAATTGATTTCCTATTTTAGGTCCACCTTTACTGGTTTTGGGAAGCTTTTGCAATGTTCTTGTTATGTTGTCGTTTCTctctattttcttttggtttttatcCGTGTTCCTTTTTTAGGGTTTTACATTGTTTCTTAATTCTAtcatattttttaaattttcgtTTTTATTATTTTCATCTGCCatttttcttttttagtttttattttcttttaagaTTGTTCCCCAAATTTAAAATATATTTTGGTTG
It contains:
- the LOC119339891 gene encoding disease resistance protein RGA5-like, which translates into the protein MVGTGALGSVIVKLATLLGDGYTMLKSVRKDVAFLERELRTMQILVSMLAGMEGLDKLAMGCMGSMRDLGHDMEECIDRFILRLDENDMEMEAAPTFPRSTARRLKTMFARHGVRAQIKKLKARVVEEGDRRRRLNLDNYVQMMIDPRLAALHGVAKDLVAIDGPRNEVISLLTEESVDLKVVAIVGGAGLGKTTLAMEAYRKIGRHFQCRASMSMSRTLDRDKLLKELLSQIDQAAFHDCQSERWDKDQLIRQIRHILTGKRYFLVIDDVWKEQDWKFVKGVFPDSHNGSRIIVTTRISNVAKSTCSNSGGQLYQMLPLNYIDSRRLFFRRIFHSDNSCPPQLEKVSARILRKCGGLPLAIITIAKLLSYKHQTPDEWERLQGSIGAGLSYKSDNHGNGMGNISLLSYWDLPHHLKTCLLYLCIYPEGEYISCEEVKWKWILEGFIATKRGNWYQEAESCFNELVNRSMIQLVDVDDDNFERYCRVHEMVHDLLISLSD